The Benincasa hispida cultivar B227 unplaced genomic scaffold, ASM972705v1 Contig159, whole genome shotgun sequence genomic sequence GACctatcacaccccctcctagaCTACCTTCTTAACTTGGAAAGATGTGTGAAGACAGTAAATGCTAACCCTCTTATGATACCCACTGTCCAACTTACTCCTGAAGCTTGTCTCCACTGTGCCAGTTGTACTTGATAAATAGttaatatacacatatatataatcacTGTTCACATATCCTCATCTAGACATACAAACATGCAAATTTAATTATCACGCAGAAACACTCCCAAAATTATATACATAACCAAAACAACTTTACATAGATTTATGCTACATCAGTTCCATCTAGGATTCTACTCTTTGCTCCTAATATGTACATGATAGTCTTAATACTCAAACAAAGCACGATAGACCACCTAAGCTTCTGATTCTCTGGGATCTTTTAGTTTTGTGGTAGACTGGCAGATCAACTAGGCTCCACGGAATTGACCACTACCTGGAGAAGTGAAAACATTTGAGTAAAATGCCCAGTGAGTGAATTTCTTTTAGAACATACTTACGTAATGAACATGATATGAAAACATAGTTTACTGAATAAAACATGTATATCTATGTCTCAGGGTTAAGAAACATTTCTATTTccataaaagaatataatacaTCATTAATTTGTTTGAAAAACCATCATCCTTCttaccttagttgagagagagcccttttgctcgatTGCTCAACGTTGATTACCTTAGCTGATGTAAATTAATCTCAATTCAATTAGCATCGATGATACTAATCATACATGCATGTAGATATGCCCCAAAGCCTAGTAGTAGTATATACACTGTAGATACCGTCATCTCCTAAGTATCAGGGGACCCAAATATCTTTATCTCCTTTAGTATCGGATTTACTCGATAAAAACATTGTAAAACAATGTTTTAGGCTAAAATTTGGTATTCCAAGTATTAAGCAATCCTTTGAAAACATATCATAGAAATAGGAAGTCATGAGAAATGATTCATCTTAAGGAATGCTTATCAACATATGGTTTTAATCGCTAAAACCTAAGTATTGTTCATAAAATTCTTACCAAGATTTGTCATGCTTTGGACCTAAAAACATGCTTAGATAAACATACTTAGAACTTTTGGCACAAAGCTAACTAAAAATCCATGCTTCACTTTACATAAAGCTCAATATTTTTAAAGGAAAGAACCATGTGTCCAACGACATAGGATTCTTTATGACAAGGAATGCGATTGAAGACTCATTTATCAAACTTATGTTAAAAACATGTAAACACATTATACTTTAGGCAAACATGTATTGAAACCATTATAgaaaacatataacaaaaatcATGGAAATTAAGTTAAGGTAAATACTTATTAAAACTAGTCACTCACTATCTTGTGCTATCCTCCAAGAGTTATAAGCTTTTCCTACTTGTGTTTGCCCTGTGACATGGACAAGTACCTTTGGTTGCATCATTGgctcccttttgagcttaacTCTAGTATTAGGGCTTAACATTCACTTAGAATTTCCTTACAACTTACCAACATCTGGCCTCCTACCAATGCACCACCCAACACTTAGACATTTAGCATACAACTTGGCCAGTTGGGCACAAGGCACACGCGTATAGGTGTTTAGGTAGGCGCTAGGATACATACATTTCACCTAGGCATTGGGCATTTGTTGGGCGTTTGGACTTAGCGCATTTTTGGTGATGGCACCCTTCCACTGAACGACCTCACCTCGCACGCACACACTCGCCAATGCCTATACATGCTCATGCGTCCTCTTGCCTAGGCCAACTGCTTGCTTGTCCCTCGATTgtagctgcctgcttgttcatccACAACACTTTTCTAGTTTCAACTTCCAGCTCTTATAACTTTCAGACATTATATtatagggttgatgccctaaatctcatagtgtcctatagtttgtaaaccttttatgaacaaaattgtatgtgattaatgatatttaatattttattcactttgtctatgaaatatgtgatatttttgtagcattaaccacaaaccaataaaccaacatccaaggttatcattgtaacttaaacatgtatgtgaagatatacaagtggatcatgtttaagtgataacctaaatggtctgaagtatatggataaggttgggtaccttatcctggtaacactacgagtatggcccgctttatagatgttacaaatgttgtaaagtgctacaaatgatctggtcctgatcattcatgtattagacatgcgagcgggattattctatacaaaggagtttgtataagaccggaccattaaatgtttagtctcattatataacacaattcataatagagactttcatttcactaggatgactataggtaacatggccttaatcctgagtgaattatgaactcctgcctatgagggcggttctttgatttgtatgggtgaaagtggctagatcactgactcaacaagcctaccattttgaggattcgtctgattggggagctgggaactcagctacacaagatggaattcactccttccccaaagtaagggtaagtagataaatttctcccttaagggctaattccaggttttgaacaatgtggcgccatactctctcttggccagagagaggtttagtcatagtgggactatgatctattattcattagagggatcagtggtacttaagccagagagaggtttagtcatagtgggactatgatctattattcattagagggatcagtggtacttaaggagctaaatgtaactataggggcaaaacggtaatttggcccagctgtacttacgagcagtttgtaaagggtcatcgtactgttgattggttatatccaatggacacagaaatatatctgtaatgcgaagaatgcagctgtcagtctttagtggaattttcaacagttaatggatggtggataatgtaattaaaaagtataattaaatattcacgtaccgttggagcttcaagctacaggtccataaggtccctttggtagctcaaaaggatttagttgagaatcagtttttgggttaatttgaattgttcaaattaataggagggatataattaaattaatacaattatatatgatataattgacataatgtatttgatacattatagtttgattggaggaataaatattttaatatgattcaaatatattttttatgaatgagattcatagttgttaaatttaatataaatatgatttatattaaattccataaaatagagaaaaagaactatagtttacaTTTATATGATGCGATATtaagactataggttataaatataatatgataagttggttatcatatttatttatattattaattatttggataattaatctccttttctctctaaccaccttagtgggaggtTAGTTGGTTTTTGtggcaaaatggaataaataaaatatgattttattatttcatatttaaattacacGAATTGTGGAGAATCTATAGGATATATTGGGAGAGCATATACGATAGGCTCActgtctacacgattgagtgaTCTTGCTATACAatagtcttcttcttcctcaatcgttgttagctctcaaaaagagctaaatTCATAGCTTAACTTTCTATATTTGTGTAATTCTTGGAttttattgtcttattttgaAGGAGAATTAACCCTATGGAGCCGACATGTTGAAAGACAAAGAATTGagccaaaagagaaaaaaactagAGTCCAAACGCACTAAATCGAGTTGAGCACGATTTTTCCCTGTGCCAGCGTCACAATGCTCATCCCAATCCTAAGTCCAATACTCATTCAACGCTGAAATGCAGTAGCTTCAGGAAAAGGGCAGCATCACAATGCTGCCTAGAGCATCGCGACGCTCCGAAGTTGAGTCACCGCCACCGTTGCAATGCCCCTTGATGCTTAAGCTTGATGCTGGAAGACAAAAGCGTAGTGTCACAATGCTCCCCCAGAGCATCGTGATGTTGCGAACATTAACAGAGAATCAAGGGCACATGCGTGCAaccaagcgttgcaacgcttgacCCTAGCGTTGTGATGTTGCAGGGATATTATAAATAGGACCCTCGGAATCAACCTTGAGAGCAGCCGTTACTCATTCAAGAATAAGTCCgaataaagagaaaattgagAGTTTTTGTCCTGTTTTTGAGTGATTTAGTCAAATTGTTGAGCAATTATTATAGTTAGCCTCGATTCTTCCTTTTTGATCAGTGTATTTTGAATATGCCTTTTAGAGGCTAAATTATTTTCTTGGGATAGATTGTATGTCTTAATTCTTGAAGGCCaactagtttattttattcaattgttgtgaaccctttggggaatttgttttatttttaattgaattcaataaatttttctgacaaattgatttgttgaatttcatattttcaaaatctttcTAGCCTCTGCATTGTTGATCGATTGAGTTGCAAATATTAGGGTCGCATGGTTgaggtctagactttttctggctAAGTTCATGTGGGTCCTAATATAATCCTTCCCAAATAAACCATGCGACAAGATATGGCTTTCTGACTTATTGAATatctcaacaattgaactctttcttaatgcttttcagttttaacttgggcttcgctaagaaggaaaagtttttaACTGAATTAGGGctgatttagatttttataaaaaattggctaattgggctattagaatttctaataggtcGATGGGTTCATATAATTGGAAAAAATAACTAGTACTTaaggatagaaaataaaaagcatacaaactaatcccaagatttttccttaatttgattcaaaaccttttgttttttgcacttgctcttgtttcttttctctatttgttTAATTTCCCTCATCAAAACCAAAACAGTTAAAATCCTTTTTTTTGGAATTCATAAATTGTCCTAAATTGATTCAATAGTCTTCCTGTGGATTCGACCTCAATCTTACCACTTGCTATGTTTGTGGTATAAGTTTTAGATCGgtgaaaataaatcatttttgtGCGATTTTAGGGTTGAGTAACGACATCGATTCCCAAGTCCGAACAAAATTGGCGTCATTGCTGGGAGACTTGGAAAATCGGCATAGGAAAGTTTGTGAATtccttttatataaataaaaaaaaataccctttGGTTTATGACCCGCTCCTTTGGGAGACcagattttgtttttcttgcagATATAGACCAAGAGGAGAGGAGAATCTGAAGAAGACGTAGAGAAGAAGTTCCAGAAATTGCTGAAAACACAACAATGAGAGAGGAAGTTCGTGAGAAGACCTTAAGGGAGCTAGTGGAGCCTGACATGGACCAACATCCTTTGTGCATTGTATTTCCACTAACCACGGTGCCTTTCAAATTAAAACGAAGATTGATCAATTTATTACCAACTTTCAGAGGGCTTGCACGGGAGAACCCACACAAACACATCAAAGACTTTCATATGGTCTGTGTAAGTTTGAGACCCCATGGAGTCACAAAAGGGCAACTAAACCTAAGGGCGTTTCCTTTTTCACTACAAGATGACACCAAGGATTGGTTGTACTATTTGGCTCCTGAATCAATTACTACTTGGAATGAACTGaaaaagaaatttcttgaaaaaattctCCCAGCCTTTAGGGCCCATTCCATAAGGAAAGACATTTATGGTATAAAACAGTTTATGGGAGAATCTCTATCTGAATATTGGGAATGCTATAAATATTTATGTGCTAATGTTCCCCGTCATCAAATTTATGACCAATTActaattcaatatttctataatGGCTTACTTACCAAGGACAGGAATTTAATCGACTCCGCAGCTGGGGGTGGTCTTGCTGACAAAGCCCTCAGGGAGGCCCAAGAATTGATATCTCGCATGGTTGAGAATAACCAAAATTTTGGCACCAGGGCCACTGAATCTAATGTATTTGGTAATTTAGAAGTTAAGAaattaaaaactcaaatttctaatttagCTTGTGACATAGTTGGCCCAAGGAGGAGTAGCTCAAGTTAAGGCTTGTGGAGCCTGTGGAGTAGTTGGGCACGCATCTGAAGCATGTTCTCAAGCTCAAGTAAATGCAGTTGGGGGATACTAGAGAAAGTACGACCCTCATGGCTCAGTTTACAACTTAGGTTGGCGTGATCACCCTAACCTTAAGTGGGGAGGTCGAGACTAAGGACAAGAGCATGACAGTTCTAACCGTTCCAATCAACCATCGTCGTCTTCCTCAGGTATGTCTTTAGAAGACATTGTTAAGCCTTTAGCTGTTAATTCTCTTAAATTTCAACAGGAACTCTAGCAGCTGCAGAAAGACTCATTTCAATGGTCTCAAGACACTAAGGCCTATCAACAAGAGACTAGAGCAAGCATGGCCAATCTAAGGACTCAAGTTACAGAACTAGCTGCTGCAATAAATCGAATTGAGAACAAAAGTTCTAGAAAGCTTCCTGCCCAACCAGACCATGCCAATGTCAGTGGTGTAACACTAAGAAGTGGTAAGGAGCTTCCATCACCCAAGACCTCCTCTGACGATCCTTCTTCAATTTGTAAGACAAACAAAGAAACTGAAAAGAATGATGGTGATTCTGAGACACAACCACCTAAGGTATGTACCCCTCCTACACCTTCTTTTGAATCTTACATTCCTAAAACAGGAACAAAGGGATGAAGAGCTTATCGAGATGGAGGTTCAAATTAACATTGCGCTCTTGAATGCAATTAAGCAAATACCCAAGTATGCTAAATTCCTCAAGGAGCTGTGTACCAACAAGAGAAAAGGTAAGGACAAGAAAAGGGTAGTGGTAAGTAAGAACGTATCTGCTCTCCTAAAACATAATATGCCTGAAAAATGCCGAGATCTAGGTATGTTCACTTTGCCCTATATAATTGGTAACAAAGTAATCTGTCATGCCATGTTAGATCTAGGAGCTTCTATAAATGTCATGCCTTATCATGTTTAtgagaatttaaaattaaatgatttacAAAAAACTATTGTGTGCATTCAACTGGTTGATAGATCTTATATCCAACCATTAGGGAtagttgaagatgtacttttGCAAGTAAAGGACTTAATTTTCCCTgttgatttttacatattaaggATGGATGAAATTTGTTCTCCCTCATCTTCTATAATTCTGCTTAGTAGACCTTTTATGAAAAtagataaaacaaaaattgatgtaGATAGGGGTTTGCTATCTGTAGAATTGGTAAGGAAGTTGTTTCTTTTAACATGTatgatgccatgaaatttcctgaggAATATTTGTCCTCATGTTTGATTGAGGCACATGATTTTATAGATGATATATTGCatgatgaaaatgatgatgTGAACACGTTAATTGCTCTATATATTGATATAGACTCACATGACTTGTCTCTTGCTGTTGTTGATGCTACCAAAATATATGAACCTTCTTCTGACTTTGATATGTTTGACTTGCAGGTACAAGGGACTGAGCTGAAAGCTCTCCTTAGTCATTTAAAATATGTGTACTTGGGAGAAAGAAATACCCTTCCAGTCATAATTTCCAAAGAATTGACACTGGCCCAAGAGGAATCATTGATCGACATCCTGAAAACTTATAAAGAGGCCATTTGATGGACCTTAAATGATCTCAAGAGAATAAGTCATGCCCTTTGCATGCATAGAATCACTCTAGAGGAAGGAGCcaagtgataacgggcagaaatgtacgttatcatagtactaagttcttaaacaatgttgaattacgttgatgaaatatgttaaattgcgtccattaagcataaattctataatattgcggtcgcacgCGTCCAACACATTAGAGCAGTTGacctttatatttttgtgcagaatatgcgttaacgcaatgctgagattgcgatcataggaatacattggtcgagcgcaacttcaccgcaaaactttgcgttgatcgtacTCACAAACATTCGCCTAATAAGAATTACCGAAACTTGGtcggcgcaacatggtgggcgcatctgggtgaaagaataattaagatcgatggaacagaaagctgacggcagtcggatccaaattaagttgatagccgataacggtcacaaagtacattcagctttatcggtgacaattatccggtaCATCAGctaggaattaaagttgtcccatttgtacaaccgggagagagaagtcACCTTTCACcatgaaaactctataaataccacgtgcattcttcagagaaggggttaagcagtcgattacttcatcacgttacaagttcacgcctctgtctatagttttcttccattttaagaCGGACgtgaggaagaaggtgtgccgatagatcgttccagcaagcttgggaaagcaccagAAGTTCcaagatagagagagggccgacgcctgcggaagcgggaactTTGTagatcataatagagatttagtgtaaaaagcctcgatcagcaaggaattgctaccaggctctctacctttacctgtctcttatacacatctagatgtgtataagagaaaAGCACCAGAAGTTCcaagatagagagagggccgacgcctgcggaagcgggaacatttgtagatcataatagagatttagtgtaaaaagcctcgatcagcaaggaattgctaccaggctctctacctttattttccattatcattttgtactcaactcagttataagaatggaatgtctttctctatatctgttcactctctgttatttaagcatgagtagctaaattagttgaatgggttgagaagtagttagctagcataacaagggaatcttcatctttgcgattatcttatttatgtatgcttcattcgtctattagagatactcgggagagtagtctaaagataggatctagacttgggaaggtcaggtcagaatctaggtttggaagaaccagattagaacgcatgaATGGAAGATAAgcgcttaggaataagcattatttgttattaacgcatcgcatgcatcttagaaataaggtatgattgtatgcagtcaccttgctttcatgcattttgcatcaacgcataggacaagagtagagacttagggataagctctatggacattttccATTCAGCACATGCGTCCTAAACTTAGGAGtattgcatttacattgggaaatgacttgttgtacatgattgtaacatgatcgcaaggtttgacgcattctcgagtaatgctagctaaagatcttctcaacccgttcatcgcatactcattgcatctatcaatgcaactatctttctcaaatccgccgcctttaCTTACttcttttttcatcaacgcaacaacacacccaacactttatttatttacttggttatcacaaagttttcataaacattaccaacacaactattttcacaagtccctgtgttcgaccttggacttaccaggaaacttaggggaatttacacttgaatttcgctggggaaacttgagtgcacaatgcaatccatcaacgcatatcatccatatttccacttaataaaaataatgcATCACCAAGCCCACGGTCCAACCCTTCAGAAGGCTCAATCCCAACTTAAAAGACGTTGTTCTCAAGGAAATAATCAAGCTTAAAGAGGTCGGGATCATTTACCCTATTCTGATAGCAAATGGGTAAGCCCCATTCATGTTGTTCCCAAGAAGACCGGTATGACCATTGTAGAGAATGACAAGGGAGAGATGGTGCCAATGCGTGTGCAAAACGGATGGATGATGTGCATTGATTTTCGAAAATTAAATGAGATAACCAAAAAAGACCACTTTCCTATCCCTTTTCTGGATCAAATGGTGGCATGGCTCGCTGGAAAACCattcttctgttttcttgatggtttTTCTAGATTTTACCAAATCCACATCGCCCAAGAGgaccaagaaaagaccacattcacgtGCACTTACGATACGTATGCCTTCAGACGTATGCCATTTGGGCTTTGCAATGCCCCAAGTAtgttccaaaggtgtatgatgagCATATTTTCAGATTTTATAGAAAAGTGCATAAAAgtgtttatggatgattttacaGTTTACGGAGAGTCTTTTGATGATTGCTTGCATAACCTCAGTCTAGTTTTGAAACGATGCATTGAGGctgattttgttttaaattatgaaaaatgtcactttatggtTTCCCATGGTATTGTGCTAGGGCATTTAGTTTCTGCAAAAGGAATTGAGGTAGATAAAACTAAGTTGGATGTTATTGCTAACCTTCCCTATCCGACATGTGTTAGGGAAATTTGTTCTTCCCTTAGAATTGCAAGTTTTTACAGGCAGTTCATTAAGGATTTTTCGAAGTTGGTATTGCCTCTATCAACATTATTGCAGAAGGATGTTCCctttgagtttgacaaaaagTGTCAAGAGGCTTTCGACACCTTAAAGGAGAAGGTGACCACTACCCCAATTTTTCAACCTCCAAGGTAGGATGTGCcgttcgaaatcatgtgcgatgcTAGTAATCTAGCTGTGGGAGCGGTGCTAGGACAAAGGTCGACAG encodes the following:
- the LOC120068960 gene encoding uncharacterized protein LOC120068960, with protein sequence MREEVREKTLRELVEPDMDQHPLCIVFPLTTVPFKLKRRLINLLPTFRGLARENPHKHIKDFHMVCVSLRPHGVTKGQLNLRAFPFSLQDDTKDWLYYLAPESITTWNELKKKFLEKILPAFRAHSIRKDIYGIKQFMGESLSEYWECYKYLCANVPRHQIYDQLLIQYFYNGLLTKDRNLIDSAAGGGLADKALREAQELISRMVENNQNFGTRATESNLAQGGVAQVKACGACGVVGHASEACSQAQVGVITLTLSGEVETKDKSMTVLTVPINHRRLPQLQKDSFQWSQDTKAYQQETRASMANLRTQVTELAAAINRIENKSSRKLPAQPDHANVSGVTLRSGKELPSPKTSSDDPSSICKTNKETEKNDGDSETQPPKEQRDEELIEMEVQINIALLNAIKQIPKYAKFLKELCTNKRKDDILHDENDDVNTLIALYIDIDSHDLSLAVVDATKIYEPSSDFDMFDLQVQGTELKALLSHLKYVYLGERNTLPVIISKELTLAQEESLIDILKTYKEAI